CATCAAACCTTCGATGTTTCCGTAAACGTCTTTTTTCTCTGGAAGAACGATGCCTTTGTCGCGGATTGTGTAATCGCCACCTGGAACGTTTTTGCAGACTTGTTCGATGATACGAACTGATTGGCGCATTTCTTCGAAACGAACCAAGTAACGGTCGTAGATATCACCTGTTGTTCCTACTGGAACATCAAAGTCCAAAGCGTCGTAACCATAGTAAGGTTTCGCTTTACGCAAATCCAAGTTCACGCCGGAAGCGCGAAGAAGAGGACCTGTGTAACCCCATTGAATCGCGTCTTGAGCAGATACCGGGCACACGTTTTTAGTACGAAGGATGAAGATTTTGTTGTCCAAAACCATCGAAGCCATTTCGTCAGTGCCTTTACGGATCTCTTTACAAAGAGCTAAAACTTCGTCGAACCAGCCTTCAGGCGCATCTTGAGCCATACCACCGACGCGAGTCATAGATACAGTCAAACGAGCTCCGCAAAGTTTTTCGAACAAGCCATAAACCTGTTCACGAAGACCGAACATATAGAAGAAAGAAGTCAAAGCACCCAAGTCCATCGCGCCCGTACCGATTGCAATCGTGTGGTCGATGATACGAGAAAGCTCTGCCAAGATCACACGCATCGCTTGCGCTTTAGGCGGGATTTCCACGCCCAACAAACGCTCGACCGCTTTACAGTAACCAATGTTATTCATTGGCGCTGAACAGTAGTTCAAACGATCTGTGTACGGGATCACTTGGTTGTACGGATGAGTCTCTGCCATTTTTTCGAAACAGCGGTGAAGATATCCGATTTCATTGTTACAACGAACGATCGTCTCGCCGTCCATCTCAGCCATCACACGAAGAGTTCCGTGCATCGCTGTATGGGCAGGACCGATATTCAAAGGAACATATTTATCATTCAACACATCACCAGGAGAACCCGGTTCGTTGTTGAAGTGAATTGGCAATGAGGACGTGCAAGGTTGTTGCAAGTTCGCATCGTAGTCTTTACGAAGCGGATGACCCACGAATTGATGATGAGTCAAGATACGGCGCAAGTTAGGATGACCCTCGAACTTGATACCGAACATGTCATAGGCTTCACGCTCAAACCAGTCCGCACCCTTCCAAGCCGGAAGAACTGTCCCGATAGATTCGTTTTCACCAACCTGTGCTTTTACACGCAAACGAGAAGCGTCTTTTGACGAGAACAAGTGGTAAACAACGTCGAAACGTTTTTCGCGGTTTGGAAAATCCACTCCGCACACGTCCATCAAGAAATCGAAATGACCATTTTCGCGAAGAAACAAAAGCAACGCCGGAACGTCTTCTTTTGGAACTTCAAGAACGTCATCACCCACAGCGTGGATGAACTTGTAGTTCTCGATTTTAAATTTACCCGCGAGGTTTTGTTTTAAAGTCTCAAGTTTGTTCATATGGATACTTCCAGTTGTCTTTCCAAGGACGTGGTTGACGAGTCGCAATCATACGTTGCAATGCCATGATTCCATCCATCACCGCTTCTGGTGTTGGAGGGCAACCTGGGATGTAAACGTCGACAGGGATGACTTTGTCGACGCCTTGAAGAACGTGGTAAGCGCGGTAGAAACCACCAGAGCTTGCACACGCGCCCATGGAGATCACGTATTTTGGTTCAAGCATTTGTTGATAAATACGAGTGATCACCGGAGCCATTTTTTCTGTGATAGTTCCAGCAACGACAAGCAAGTCCGCTTGACGAGGAGAGAAACGAGCCACCTCAGCACCGAAACGTGCTAGGTCATACTTCGGTCCCATCACTGACATGAACTCGATACCACAACAAGCAGTACCGTAAGGCATTGGCCACAAAGAATTTTTTTGCCCCCACGCCACCAAAGCATCGAGCCTTGATGTGAAAGCAACATCTCGTGACATATCATCTATGGCTTGAGTTCCGCTTGCGCCTGCGAGAGACACAGAACCCTGCACTTGATCTTTGTGCATAAATACACCTCTGCAATTTCATTTAGCTATCATTAAGTAGTTACTGAAAATCCGTAATCCTGACAACTAGATAAGTAATATAAGGGGCGCGTCTGATTTCTTCAACGCGGCATTCCGAAACGGGGTAATTGAAATTGATTCTCTAGTCGTCTCATTTCAAACTTTAATTTCCACCTAACATCACTCGAGGAGAAGTCCAGTTGTTGATCAGCAGGACTTCGAGGGGACCTCGACAAGAAGGGAAACAGCATGAAGAAAATGGCTCTGTACGTGAGTTCTGCCATGCTTGCGATCAGCTTAGGGGCGCAAGCTAATTCAAAAAGACAAGATTTGCTCATTAAACTAGCACCGGGCTTCGTCGAGTTCGAAATGCAGGGAGCAAAAATCGAAAAGCTGAGCGAATCCTGGGTTCGCGTTCAAGCGCCTCGCGGTATGAGCATTCAATCTCTGGAGAAAAATCCAGCTGTTGAGTACGTTCAACCGAACTACAAAGTGAAATTACTTGAAGATTATCGCATTGAAGACCCATTGCGCCGTGCTGCTTTGGCGAAAATGCTTTCTAGAAATCCTCAACTTCGCGCAGCCGCTCGTCAGGACAATCCGGCGATCCCTGACGCTCCGCAAACTACAACAGGCGCGGATCCTTTGTTTTCAAAACAATGGGGCATGATCGATAACGGCGTTGTCGATGCATGGAAAGTGACTAAAGGAAGTCCAGATATGATCGTTGCCGTGATCGACACGGGCGTGGACTACACTCACGAAGATCTTCTGCCGAACTTGTGGAGAAACGCGAATGAAATTCCAAACAACGGTATTGATGACGACGGCAACGGTTATGTCGACGACGTGATCGGCTGGGACTTTGTCGGCAACGACAACAAGCCTTACGACCTGGCTGTTGATACTTTGGATGGACTGTTTAAAGGTGGAAACCCGGGTCACGGAACTCACTGTGCTGGCAATGTGGCAGCTCGTGGTGACAACGGTAAAGGGATTGCGGGCGTCGCACCGAATGTGAAAATCATGTCTTTGCGTTTCATCGGCATGACTGGCGGCGGAACCACAGCGGATGCGATTAAATCTATTCGTTACGCTGTTGATAATGGCGCGAAGGTTTTGAACAACTCTTGGGGTTCTGAAGGTGAAGAACCAGGCGCTCCAGAAAACCAAGCTTTGCGTGATGCTGTTCAATACGCGCAAGACAAAGGTGTTCTTTTTATCGCCGCCGCAGGTAACGGCCACAAAGGCGTTGGTTACGACAACGACAATGACCCAAATCCTGCCTACCCGGCTTCTTACCCGCAT
The window above is part of the Bdellovibrio bacteriovorus genome. Proteins encoded here:
- a CDS encoding NADH-quinone oxidoreductase subunit B; translated protein: MSRDVAFTSRLDALVAWGQKNSLWPMPYGTACCGIEFMSVMGPKYDLARFGAEVARFSPRQADLLVVAGTITEKMAPVITRIYQQMLEPKYVISMGACASSGGFYRAYHVLQGVDKVIPVDVYIPGCPPTPEAVMDGIMALQRMIATRQPRPWKDNWKYPYEQT
- a CDS encoding S8 family serine peptidase, which translates into the protein MKKMALYVSSAMLAISLGAQANSKRQDLLIKLAPGFVEFEMQGAKIEKLSESWVRVQAPRGMSIQSLEKNPAVEYVQPNYKVKLLEDYRIEDPLRRAALAKMLSRNPQLRAAARQDNPAIPDAPQTTTGADPLFSKQWGMIDNGVVDAWKVTKGSPDMIVAVIDTGVDYTHEDLLPNLWRNANEIPNNGIDDDGNGYVDDVIGWDFVGNDNKPYDLAVDTLDGLFKGGNPGHGTHCAGNVAARGDNGKGIAGVAPNVKIMSLRFIGMTGGGTTADAIKSIRYAVDNGAKVLNNSWGSEGEEPGAPENQALRDAVQYAQDKGVLFIAAAGNGHKGVGYDNDNDPNPAYPASYPHDNIIAVAALDSNDRLGSFSNWGHKSVDIGAPGVKVFSTVVGQGYTDTVIDKFGFKATWDGTSMAAPHVAGAAALYWSAHPEKSWQDVKAAILGSSRRIQALDGKSVSNGKLDVKALMNY
- the nuoD gene encoding NADH dehydrogenase (quinone) subunit D, yielding MNKLETLKQNLAGKFKIENYKFIHAVGDDVLEVPKEDVPALLLFLRENGHFDFLMDVCGVDFPNREKRFDVVYHLFSSKDASRLRVKAQVGENESIGTVLPAWKGADWFEREAYDMFGIKFEGHPNLRRILTHHQFVGHPLRKDYDANLQQPCTSSLPIHFNNEPGSPGDVLNDKYVPLNIGPAHTAMHGTLRVMAEMDGETIVRCNNEIGYLHRCFEKMAETHPYNQVIPYTDRLNYCSAPMNNIGYCKAVERLLGVEIPPKAQAMRVILAELSRIIDHTIAIGTGAMDLGALTSFFYMFGLREQVYGLFEKLCGARLTVSMTRVGGMAQDAPEGWFDEVLALCKEIRKGTDEMASMVLDNKIFILRTKNVCPVSAQDAIQWGYTGPLLRASGVNLDLRKAKPYYGYDALDFDVPVGTTGDIYDRYLVRFEEMRQSVRIIEQVCKNVPGGDYTIRDKGIVLPEKKDVYGNIEGLMNHFMLIIKGLRPPVGEVYDATEAANGELGFYLVSDGSANPYRLKVRPPCFAIYQSYPTVVKGAMLADAIATVASMNLIAGELDR